Below is a window of Mycolicibacterium chitae DNA.
TGCTGGGTGCGGGTCTTGAACCCCCGGTTCTGCAGCGTGGCCACCGCGTCGGCCGAGACCACCCCGGCCACGTCGGGCACCGCGACATCGCGGGTGTCGCCGCCGAAGACGTTGATGGAGATCGTGACGACCACCGTCAGCACCGCCAGCACCGCGACCGCCACCAGCCAGCGCGCCACCGATCCGCCGCCGCGCTCGCCCGGGTACCGCACCGCGTTGGGGATCTGCTCGGTCTGATCGTCGCGGTAGTCCGACGGCGCGCTGAGCATCGAGGTCTTCTCGGCGTCGGTGAGCACCTTCGGCGCCTCCGGGTGCTCGCCGTTGTGCACCCGGACCAGATCGGCGCGCATCTCCGCGGCGGTCTGATAGCGGTTGTCGGGGTTCTTGGCGAGCGCCTTGAGCACCACCGCGTCGAGTTCGGCGGGGATGCCGGTGTGCCGCTGCGACGGCGGCACCGCGTCCTCGCGGACGTGCTGGTAAGCCACCGCGACGGGGGAGTCGCCGACGAAAGGTGCTTCGCCCGTGAGCATCTCGTAGAGAACGCAGCCCAGCGAGTACACGTCGGAGCGGGCGTCGACGGACTCGCCGCGGGCCTGCTCGGGCGAGAGATACTGGGCGGTGCCGATCACCGCGGCGGTCTGGGTGACGCTGTGCGTCTCGGCCAGCGCCCGGGCGATGCCGAAGTCCATCACCTTCACCGCGCCGGACTTGCTGATCATGATGTTGGCCGGCTTGACGTCGCGGTGGATGATGCCGTGCGTGTGGCTGAAGTTCAGCGCCTGGCAGGCGTCGGCGATGACCTCGATGGCGCGCTTGGGCGGCATCGGCCCGTCGTTGTGGACGATGTCGCGCAGCGTGACGCCGTCGACGTACTCCATCACGATGTAGGGCAGCGGACCCGTCGGCGTCTCGGCCTCGCCGGTGTCGTACACCGCGACGATCGCGGGGTGGTTCAGCGCCGCCGCGTTCTGCGCCTCGCGGCGGAACCTCAGATAGAAGCTGGGGTCGCGGGCCAGGTCGGCGCGCAGCACCTTGACCGCGACGTCCCGGTGCAGCCGGGTGTCGCGGGCCAGGTGGACCTCCGACATTCCGCCGAACCCGAGGATTTCACCGAGTTCGTAGCGGCCGGAGAGCAGCTCAGGGGTCGTCATGGCGTTATCTCGTCAGTAGGCACGGGCGGGCGTGCGTCTTCGGGGACCTTAGGGTCGGGGACGGAGAGCAGGGTCACGAACCGTCCGTTCCCCAAAGCATCCTCGGTCGGTGTCCCCGGCGTCCAATTCCGCGGCGTCCAACTCTGCGGTTCGGCGGGCGGTTCGTCCGGCGGGAGCTCCTCGGTGGGCTCCTGACCTGGGGTGATGGTATCGGTGACGGTCGGCGGCGGCTGATTCTGGTTGAGCCGGTCGTTGCGGGCATTGACCACGATCAGCACCGCGATCACGATCGCCAGCGTGCCGAGAACACCGGCGGCCCACAGCAGGGCGCGCTGTCCGGAGGAGAACGTCCGGCGCGCGGGCGGCGGGCGGTGGCTGCCGGTCGCGGGCCGCGGCCGCGCCGCGGTGGCCGGTGCGGCCCCGGCCCGGGTCTTGGTGCTCGACGGGATGGCCGCCGGGGCGGCCCGCCCGATGGTCGGCGCGGCGTTGGGGCGCGGGGGACGACGGCCGGAGCGGACGGCGGCGACGGCGTCGGCGAACGGTCCGCCGCTCTTGTAACGCACGCCCGGGTTCTTGGCCAGCGTGATCTCGATGAGCTCGCGCACGTTGGGCGGCAGATCCGCGGGCAGCGGGGCCGGCGTCTCCTTGATGTGCTTCATCGCGACGGTCAGCGCGCCGTCGCCGGTGAAGGGGCGTTTACCCGAAACCGCTTCGTAGCCAACCACTCCCAGCGAGTACACGTCGCTGGCGGCGGTGGCGTCGTGCCCCAGGGCCTGCTCGGGGGCGATGTACTGGGCGGTGCCCATCACCATGCCGGTCTGGGTGACCGGGGCGGCGTCGACGGCCTTGGCGATGCCGAAGTCGGTGAGCTTGACCTGCCCGGTCGGGGTGATCAGGATGTTGCCGGGCTTGACGTCGCGGTGCACCAGGTTGGCCGAGTGCGCGACCTGCAGGGCGCGACCCGTCTGCTCCAACATGTCCAACGCGTGCCGCAACGACAGCCGCCCGGTCCGCTTGATCACCGCGTTCAGCGGTTCGCCGTTGACCAGTTCCATCACCAGGTAGGCGGTGCGGCCCGAGCCGTCGATCTCGGTCTCGCCGTAGTCGTGCACGCTGGCGATCCCGGGATGGTTGAGCATCGCGACCGTGCGGGCCTCGGCGCGGAAGCGTTCGACGAACTCCGGGTCCGACGAGTATTCGGCCTTGAGGATCTTGACGGCCACCCGTCGGCCCAGGCGGCTGTCGACGGCCTCCCACACCTGACCCATGCCGCCGGTGGCGATGAGGCGCTGCAGCCGGTAGCGGCCGGACAGTGTGACACCTACGCGGGGGCTCATGGCTCGGCTCCCTCTCGTTCGTGCGTCACTCCTGGCAGTCGCAGGCTCATGATCCTCCCTGGAGTGCCGTGGCCATCACGGCCCGGCCGATCGGCGCTGCCACCGCTCCGCCGGTCGCGGAGAGGCGATCGCCGCCGTTCTCCACCACCACCGCGATGGCGACCTTGGGGTCCTTGGCGGGCGCGAAAGCGATGTACCACGCGTGGGGCGGCGTGTTTCGCGGGTCGGTTCCATGTTCGGCGGTACCTGTCTTGGACGCGATCTGGACGCCGGGGATGGACCCTGCCTGCTGGGTGAACTGTTCGGCGTCGATCATCAAATCCGTAAGTTTAGCTGCGACCTGCGGCGACACCGCACGCTCCTGTTCGTAGGGCACGGTGGTGGCGATGTTTGCCAGGTCGGGGCCTTTGAGGCTGTCTACCAGGAACGGCTGCATCGCGACGCCTTTGTTGGCGATGGTCGCGGCCACGACCGCGTTCTGCAGCGGCGTCATCGCGACGTCGCGCTGACCGATCGCCGTCATGCCCAGGGCGGCGCGGTCGGGGACGGGGCCGACGGTCGACTCGGCGACCTGCAGCGGGATCGGCTCCTGCGGGGTGTCGAGTCCGAAGGAGGCCGCGGTGCTGCGCAGCCGGTCGGCGCCGATGCGCAGCCCCAGCTGCACGAATGCGGTGTTGCAGGAGCGCGCGAACGCCTCCTGCAGCGAGGCGGTCTGCCCCGAGCCGCACGGCGCGCCGCCGTAGTTCTCCAGCGCCGCGGTGCTGTCGGGCAGCGGGATCGACGGCAGCGCCGTGAACCGGTCGTCCTCGCTGACGCCGGCCTCGAGCGCGGCGGCGGTGGTGATCACCTTGAACGTCGACCCCGGTGGGTAGCGCTCGGAGATCGCCCGGTTGGTCAGCGGGTTGTTCGGATCGTCGCGCAGGTTCTCCCAGGCCGCCGACTGCGCCGCGGCGTCGTGGGTGGCCAGCAGGTTCGGGTCGTACGACGGGGACGACACCATCGCCAGGATCCGCCCGGTCGACGGATCCAGCGCCACCACCGCGCCCTTGCACGGGCCGTTGCAGCCGTTCTGCAGCGCATCCCAGCCGGTCTGCTGCACGCGCGGCACGATCGTCGTGTCCACGCTGCCGCCGCGCGGGTCGCGACCGGTGAAGAAGTCGGCCAGCCGCCGGCCGAACAGGCGCTGATCGGAACCGTTGAGGATGGAGTCCTCGGCGCGCTCGAGGCCGGTGCTCGAGTAGCTCAGCGAGTAGAACCCGGTGATCGGCGCGTACAGGAAGGGATCCGGGTAGGTCCGCAGGTACCGGTAGCGGCCCGCGGTGGACACCGAGTACGCCATCAGCTGGCCGCCCGCGGAGATCTGGCCGCGCTGCCGGGAGTACTCGTCGAGCAGGACGCGCTGGTTGCGCGGATCGGCGCGCAGCCCGTCGGCGGTGAAGAACTGGGTGAACGTCGCGTTGCCCAGCAGCAACACGATCAGGGCCATCAGCGTCATCGAGACGCGGCGCAGCGCGGTGTTCATACCTTCTCGATCACCTCGGTACTGGCGACGGCGATCGGCGGTTGCACCGCGGGCTGCGGGCCGGTGTTGATGGGTCGGCGGGCGTTGTGCGAGATCCGGATCAGGATGGCCAGCAGCAGGTAGTTCGCCACCAGGGACGAGCCGCCGTAAGACATCCACGGCGTGGTCAGCCCGGTCAGCGGGATCAGATTGGTGACGCCGCCGACGACGATGAACAGCTGGATGCCCAGCGTGCCGGCCAGGCCGGCGGCCAGCAGCTTGCCGAAGCTGTCGCGCACGGCGATCGCGGTGCGCAGGCCCCGGATGATGACGATGGTGTAGAGCATCAGCACCCCGGCCAGGCCCACCAGGCCGAGTTCCTCACCGATGGCGGCGATGATGAAGTCCGTCGAGGCCGCGGGCACCGTGCCGGGCTGGCCGTTGCCCAAACCGGTGCCGAACACCCCGCCGGTGGCGAAGCTGAACAGCGACTGGATCGTCTGGTAGCCGGCGCCGTCGGGATCGGCGAACGGGTCGAGCCAGTTCTGCACCCGCACCCGCACGTGGCCGAACAGGAAGTACGCGGCGATGCTGCCGGCGGCGAACAGGCCCAGACCGATCAGCACCCAGCTGAGGCGCTCGGTGGCGATGTAGACCATCAGCAGGAACGACGCGTACAGCAGCAGCGAGGTGCCCAGGTCCTTCTCGAAGATCATCACGCCGATCGAGGCCGCCCACGCCGCCAGCAGCGGCGCTAGGTCGCGGGGCCGCGGCAGGTCCATGCCCAGCACGTGCTTGCCGGCGCTGGTGAACAGGTTGCGCTTGGACACCAGCACCGAGGCGAAGAAGATCAGCAGCAGGATCTTGGAGAACTCGGCGGGCTGGATCGAGAAGCCCTCGAACCGGATCCAGATTTTGGCGCCGTACTCCTCGGAGTACTTCGCGGGCAGGACGGCCGGGATGGCCAGCAGGATCAGCCCGACCATTCCGCAGACGTAGCCGTAGCGGGACAGCTGCCGGTGATCCTTGAGCAGGACCACCACGACGATGAAGCCGATGACGCCGACCAGCGTCCACAGCAATTGCTGGTTGGCGCTGGGGGTTTGGTCGGCCTCGGCGACGCGGACCAGGTCCAGCCGGTGGATCATCACCAGGCCCAGGCCGTTGAGCAGCGCCACCACCGGCAGCAGCAGCGGGTCGGCGTAGGGCGCGAAGCGCCGGATGGCCAGGTGCGCGGCCCCGAACAGCCCGAGAAAGCCTGCGGCATAGGCCAACAGGTCCAGCGAGAGGGCCTGCTCCTGGTTGGTATCCACGATCAGCAGCGCCACGGTGGTGATGACCGCCGCGAAGCACAGCAGCAACAGTTCGGCGTTGCGGCGGTTCGGCAGCGGCGGGGGGACCGAGACCGCAACCGGGGACTGTGGCGCGGTGGTCATGCGCCTGCGCTCGCTTGTCGCCGCCCCGTCATGCCGCCGCCCGGCAGTCCGTACCCGGCTTCTGCGGCGCTGGGGCCAACGTCGTCCGCGTGGGCGACGGTGCCGGAGTGGCGGTGGGCGGGGGAGGCGCCGGTGCGGTGGCGGATTCGGTTGGGGCAGCGTTGGTTCGGGGGCGCTCGGTGTCGGTGGGCGCGGCCGTCGGGCTCGGCGAGGGGGCCGGGCTCGGTGACGCTGCCGGCGACGGCGCGGGGCCGGGCCGGGCCGACGGGGCGGGGGAGTGCGGCCGCGGCGCGGGGGTGGCGGTGGGCTCGGGCTTGGGCGGTTCGCAGACCGGCAGCAGCGAGGTCTCGGCGAGCTTGCGCAGCTGGGCGATCGCCTCGTCCAGGGAGCCGCCCGGCAGCCCGGCGGCGACCTGCGCGCGCTCGGAGGGCCGCAGATCGCCGAGCTGCATCAGACGGCAGGCGAATTGCTGTTCGCCGTAGCTGATCTGGGACAGCTCGTTGCGCTCGTTGAGACAGCCCAGCAGGAACGGCTCCGACATTGACAGGCCCAGCAGCGAACCCTGCACGCCGCGCATG
It encodes the following:
- the pknB gene encoding Stk1 family PASTA domain-containing Ser/Thr kinase; its protein translation is MTTPELLSGRYELGEILGFGGMSEVHLARDTRLHRDVAVKVLRADLARDPSFYLRFRREAQNAAALNHPAIVAVYDTGEAETPTGPLPYIVMEYVDGVTLRDIVHNDGPMPPKRAIEVIADACQALNFSHTHGIIHRDVKPANIMISKSGAVKVMDFGIARALAETHSVTQTAAVIGTAQYLSPEQARGESVDARSDVYSLGCVLYEMLTGEAPFVGDSPVAVAYQHVREDAVPPSQRHTGIPAELDAVVLKALAKNPDNRYQTAAEMRADLVRVHNGEHPEAPKVLTDAEKTSMLSAPSDYRDDQTEQIPNAVRYPGERGGGSVARWLVAVAVLAVLTVVVTISINVFGGDTRDVAVPDVAGVVSADAVATLQNRGFKTRTQQRPDSAVPPDHVIETDPAADTSVDAGDEITVYVSTGPEQREVPDVAQLSYGDAVQKLKAAGFTVFKQANSPSTPELKDRVIGTNPPANQTSAITNEITVIVGAGPETRDVPDVAGQTVDVAQRNLGVYGFTKIARADVDGTEPAGTVVGTNPPTGENVPLDSVVELRVSRGNQFTMPNLVGQFWTDAEPTLRALGWTGVLNKGPDVPNAGDQNRNRVMSQAPSAGQGVNYGGTITLAFGS
- a CDS encoding protein kinase domain-containing protein; protein product: MSPRVGVTLSGRYRLQRLIATGGMGQVWEAVDSRLGRRVAVKILKAEYSSDPEFVERFRAEARTVAMLNHPGIASVHDYGETEIDGSGRTAYLVMELVNGEPLNAVIKRTGRLSLRHALDMLEQTGRALQVAHSANLVHRDVKPGNILITPTGQVKLTDFGIAKAVDAAPVTQTGMVMGTAQYIAPEQALGHDATAASDVYSLGVVGYEAVSGKRPFTGDGALTVAMKHIKETPAPLPADLPPNVRELIEITLAKNPGVRYKSGGPFADAVAAVRSGRRPPRPNAAPTIGRAAPAAIPSSTKTRAGAAPATAARPRPATGSHRPPPARRTFSSGQRALLWAAGVLGTLAIVIAVLIVVNARNDRLNQNQPPPTVTDTITPGQEPTEELPPDEPPAEPQSWTPRNWTPGTPTEDALGNGRFVTLLSVPDPKVPEDARPPVPTDEITP
- the pbpA gene encoding D,D-transpeptidase PbpA, which produces MNTALRRVSMTLMALIVLLLGNATFTQFFTADGLRADPRNQRVLLDEYSRQRGQISAGGQLMAYSVSTAGRYRYLRTYPDPFLYAPITGFYSLSYSSTGLERAEDSILNGSDQRLFGRRLADFFTGRDPRGGSVDTTIVPRVQQTGWDALQNGCNGPCKGAVVALDPSTGRILAMVSSPSYDPNLLATHDAAAQSAAWENLRDDPNNPLTNRAISERYPPGSTFKVITTAAALEAGVSEDDRFTALPSIPLPDSTAALENYGGAPCGSGQTASLQEAFARSCNTAFVQLGLRIGADRLRSTAASFGLDTPQEPIPLQVAESTVGPVPDRAALGMTAIGQRDVAMTPLQNAVVAATIANKGVAMQPFLVDSLKGPDLANIATTVPYEQERAVSPQVAAKLTDLMIDAEQFTQQAGSIPGVQIASKTGTAEHGTDPRNTPPHAWYIAFAPAKDPKVAIAVVVENGGDRLSATGGAVAAPIGRAVMATALQGGS
- a CDS encoding FtsW/RodA/SpoVE family cell cycle protein, encoding MTTAPQSPVAVSVPPPLPNRRNAELLLLCFAAVITTVALLIVDTNQEQALSLDLLAYAAGFLGLFGAAHLAIRRFAPYADPLLLPVVALLNGLGLVMIHRLDLVRVAEADQTPSANQQLLWTLVGVIGFIVVVVLLKDHRQLSRYGYVCGMVGLILLAIPAVLPAKYSEEYGAKIWIRFEGFSIQPAEFSKILLLIFFASVLVSKRNLFTSAGKHVLGMDLPRPRDLAPLLAAWAASIGVMIFEKDLGTSLLLYASFLLMVYIATERLSWVLIGLGLFAAGSIAAYFLFGHVRVRVQNWLDPFADPDGAGYQTIQSLFSFATGGVFGTGLGNGQPGTVPAASTDFIIAAIGEELGLVGLAGVLMLYTIVIIRGLRTAIAVRDSFGKLLAAGLAGTLGIQLFIVVGGVTNLIPLTGLTTPWMSYGGSSLVANYLLLAILIRISHNARRPINTGPQPAVQPPIAVASTEVIEKV